One stretch of Tachysurus fulvidraco isolate hzauxx_2018 chromosome 12, HZAU_PFXX_2.0, whole genome shotgun sequence DNA includes these proteins:
- the acp7 gene encoding acid phosphatase type 7 has protein sequence MRKMAVLHLFLFCGLLSLASCVPPIFSQPEQVHISYPGVEGSMVITWTTFDYTESVVEYGLWGGKLFSHTAKGNSTLFVDGGPEKRKMYVHKVILPELRPGDKYVYHCGSDEGWSDILFFTALNDATSVSPRFVLFGDMGNENPQSLARLQKETQAGMYDVILHIGDFAYDMHEDNGRIGDEFMRQIESIAAYVPYMTCPGNHEWAYNFSHYKVRFSMPGETESLWYSWNIGSAHIISFSTEVYFYLEYGLELLFKQYEWLQKDLKEANKPENRAARPWIITMAHRPMYCSNDDKDDCTKFESYVRLGRSDTTPTAPGLEDLFYQYGVDLELWAHEHTYERLWPVYNYKVFNGSIDKPYVNPKAPVHIITGSAGCREKHDGFIPKPRDWSAFRSTDYGYTRMHLINSTHIYLEQVSDDQSGKIIDSFTLIKEVHGPEAWL, from the exons ATGAGAAAGATGGCTGTACTGcatcttttccttttttgtggCCTGCTTTCTCTGGCCTCCTGCGTGCCACCTATATTTTCCCAACCTGAGCAGGTGCATATTTCCTACCCAG GTGTAGAAGGTTCAATGGTGATCACTTGGACAACATTTGACTACACAGAGAGTGTGGTGGAATATGGACTGTGGGGTGGGAAGCTCTTCAGTCATACCGCTAAGGGAAACTCTACTTTGTTTGTTGATGGAGGCCCAGAGAAGCGTAAAATGTACGTTCACAAAGTCATATTGCCAGAACTCAGACCTGGGGACAAATATG TCTACCACTGTGGTAGTGATGAGGGCTGGAGCGATATTCTCTTCTTTACTGCTCTGAATGATGCTACGAGTGTTAGCCCTAGATTTGTTCTGTTTGGTGACATGGGCAATGAAAACCCTCAGTCACTTGCCAGACTTCAGAAAGAAACACAAGCTGGAATGTATGATGTTATCCTGCACATTG GAGACTTTGCGTATGATATGCATGAG gACAATGGCAGAATTGGGGATGAGTTTATGAGACAAATAGAGTCCATCGCTGCCTATGTGCCATATATGACCTGTCCTGGTAATCACGAATGGGCCTA CAATTTCTCACACTATAAGGTCCGCTTCAGTATGCCAGGGGAAACCGAGAGCTTGTGGTACAG CTGGAACATTGGTTCAGCACACATCATCTCGTTCTCCACCGAGGTTTACTTCTATCTCGAATATGGCCTAGAGCTCCTCTTTAAACAGTATGAGTGGCTACAGAAAGACCTGAAG GAAGCCAACAAACCAGAGAACAGGGCTGCAAGACCCTGGATAATCACCATGGCACACAGACCCATGTACTGCTCCAATGATGATAAAGATGACTGCACCAAGTTTGAAAGCTAC gtACGGCTTGGACGCAGTGACACAACGCCAACAGCCCCTGGTCTGGAGGATTTATTCTATCAGTATG GAGTGGATCTAGAGCTTTGGGCACATGAACACACCTACGAGAGACTTTGGCCTGTGTATAATTATAAG GTATTTAATGGAAGCATTGACAAGCCATACGTGAATCCTAAAGCACCCGTGCATATTATTACTGGCTCAGCT GGGTGTCGAGAAAAACATGATGGTTTCATTCCCAAGCCTCGAGATTGGAGTGCCTTCAGAAGCACTGATTATGGCTACACACGAATGCACCTCATTAACTCAACACATATCTACCTGGAACAGGTCTCTGATgaccag TCTGGAAAAATTATAGACAGCTTCACACTGATAAAGGAAGTTCATGGGCCTGAGGCTTGGCTCTGA